Below is a genomic region from Brassica rapa cultivar Chiifu-401-42 chromosome A08, CAAS_Brap_v3.01, whole genome shotgun sequence.
acattaatataaatctaaaacacgtagaaaccgacttcaacagatttactataaatctaaaacatgtagaaatcaaaatctaaacattactataattctaaaaaactgtggaaaccgatttctacatattagttgtattctacggataagaaatcagttcctaaaaatatggaaacaaaatatttgggaatattcacttttatattttgaaaaaaaaatcgatttttttttaaaaaataaaaaaacgaaaaaggaacaaaaaaataaaaaaaacgaaaaaggaataaaaaattacaattttaagggcattactgccattttgaaaaaaattagtctaatgggacataaagtagtataaattaatataaagggacatagttaccatttttttgctctaaaaaaataattttccctAAAACTTTTTTGTTTGCTCAATGGTTTAGAAAAGACGCACATATTTCATCCCTCTTCATTTATGTGGCGGTTTGTGAGTGTGTACgttttttcaaataattatttattattgtttaatcataagtattcaaaattattttaaaagtatagTGAACTAGTTACAATTTTATTGCAAGAGGAAAGTTGACAcgttaaaatacaaaaaaaaaatcatatgttaaatattatttGTGATAAAATGTCTTAAGcaaaaaaatttatctaaaatatctTAAGCAaaataatttactaaaataCCAAATTATAATCTTTTACATTAACTGTTTAAacataatcaaaacaatttacTAAAATACCAAATTATAATCTTTTGTGATAAACATTTGTGATAAAATGTCTTAAGGAAAACaatttatctaaaatatctTAAGCAAAACAATTTACTAAAATACCAAATTATTATCTTTTACATTAACTATTtaaacataatctcaaaaatcaaatatttttagagaattttttttaccaatcaAACAATAGAACACtgtttattttacaaaaacaatattACAACATTATCATTAAgcagaaaattttaatttataatcttattaatatatttattttacatttttctaTTAAAACTGCACTATTTTCTATCTAACCTCACTACTTTTCTATCAAAATTGCACTATTTTtctgatgataaaaaaaaattgcactACTTTTCTATCGAAACCGCACTATTTTTCCATCAAATTTGTATTTATCCCGCATACCGCATGAAACGCAATTGGACTGTACCGCACTTTAATTACATACCACTTATATTATCCAAACCGTGGTTACCATTCGAACTGGGTTTGttccaattatatttttgtcaaaaaGCTATAAGGGGTGCTCTCAATAGTTGTAGGGTCTGATAAGACACTAGAATATTTAaagagagtttgttttatagcCACAGAAAGTCAGAAACGTAAGGGACTGATCTAAAAATGGTCATTAAGATTGAAAGTCCTTGTTTGATCCAGAGGAAAGAACCATGTGAACTCATAATAAAAAACGTTTTCCAATGGTGGGTATTGTTCGAGATGTACCATCCTACTTTGTGTGCCTCTATTTTTGCAGCATACATAATAACACCAAAGAAAACAACACATACCAGTCCCATAATTGACTACAGTCCCTCATAAATGACCTACTCGCACTCCAAACTCATAGCCATTTGGTTCTGGTATCCGGTTTATCTGGTTAACACCAAGAACCCATCCAAGAAAGAGAGATGTTGCCGCGAGAAGGTCGGTTTGGGGATTTATACATCCTTGGCCATCTAAGCTTGACTCTGTTTTCTCAGTCTAATCCAACAGAGTTTACTGCAGGAAATGCTGTTGAAAAAGCTGGCACTTAACAAATTCTGTCAGCGGTAATTCAGCAAGTTTATGATGTCACAATCAATCAATCACATTAATACTGAGCTTCAAGAAAGACTTGGAGTAACTAACTAATCATGCACCCTTTCATTAAAGCTtcaatcatctatcttattaaaactcaagtacacaattggagtgtttggaaacttgaataggactattaaaaaatttagactATTTGGaaactcttttaaaaaaaaaatatttttgtttgaaaacaaagatagattaagaaaaaaagtaatgggcttatgttttttttttaaattgaaagttatctagaccagttttaaaatataccaaaatgggtcaatctaattgcctacatttttttttctaaactaaccataaaacaaaatttaaactttatatacatatttcaaatcaaaataataattcaaagttgatttatattaaaaattgattcaaaaatatacatatattcaaaactggatttttactaaactatttttcaataaccattataaaacaatattatcaatatatataagaaaaatataatacaaagcccaatttgaaatatcaacttaaattatggtttttatatttcatattaagttttaaaaatataatatatgtaattatttatatgatggtatgtataaaatactattaattatattattacttatatgatggtacatataaaatacgattaattatatgatgacaaaatacaatatataataatgactagagatgggcttttgggtacccatacgggtttagttctgatcggtttgcatttcgggttttcggggtcaaagatttcagccttattagaatgtttctaaattttggtttgagttcgattcggatctttgcgggtttggttcgggtttggataactaatttaaattatttttaaattcttaaatcattatatattttaaatttctcaaaatgtataaataaaataatatattacgtataaatttgaataacatatatcataatacttaagcttaacatatcaattaacttgatttaaaattttggatacgaaatcaataattattttaagtatttttggtgatttgagtatactttaactatttcagatatttactttagactatatatatatatattttcaagtatttaaactaatttaaaagtatcattcttgatattttatatacgttaaatctaaaaataattaatatatatataagtatataaatctatttttagataaattcggatacccaaatacttcggttcggatcagattcggttatctaaataacaaaattttgaataattagaatatttaattaatttatgttcgagtttggtactatatttttggatcggtatcggttatgttcctcggattcatttttcctaatactaataattacatgaaaaacaaatatcaacatatttttcaaaatatatacccgcgcaggcgcgcgggtcaaagtctagtaactatttaaaaaacaatACAGTATCTATCACTCACCCAGTTTGCTCCACCAGAGTAGAGAATCATGAATATATAGAACATAATTGTGAATATCGTTATTGAGATATGTATAAATTTAGTTAAGGAAACtgtttatattcttatattcCTATATAAGTTGTACATGTATaagattttatcattttatcatTATGAGAGTTAATATACAATTCTTCCAATCATATACTCTCATCGTTCTGTACACATTTTCACACGCATCTCCTGCAACCTTAAACATTCTAACCTGTTGAAATCATATACCCTATAATCCCATGCCTACTATATAGCTTTCACCAACCTTAACACAAAGGATAAAACAATCAAAACCAAAAGGCAGCCTGAAGAGGGAGAGATTCGAGTGATCTTTTCAGAGGATAAACAAAAAGACTCTGTCAGACAGTGCAGAATGTGCTGGCTACACTAAGAAAGAAAGAGACCACATAAAAAGAAACCAACTCACAGGTAATGATATAATTCCAAACCGCAGAGGAACCAACCACAGATATTGGCAAGCATAACATCTAACCAATCAGTCATGGTCTCTCACTCCCAACATTCCACATGCCAGTACCTTTTTTATTTCCTCGTTTTATCTTTACAAAACTCGATATAACCCAACAAACAAAAGTTACATAAGATAGATAGAACATCAGTGTGAAAGGTTCAaccttttttttaactttcatcGTTTAAACATGGGAATAACACTTTCATCTCTCATTAATCAAATTAAGGATCATATAACACAAGATCAAGGTACAAACTTTATAATCGAAAACAATGTCATAGAGCGGGGCGATTGAGGGGTGATTGTAAGAAGGACGAGCGGGGCGTCAACGGCCAAGATTGGACAGATGAGTATCGCTGCCGTTGACGGAGACGTAACTGTCGTTAGagattactccctccgtttcaatatagatgatgttttagaagaagtattttgtttcaatttacatgaagttttgaagttttaaggttaactttaactttattgaAAAATGTTCAGCCAATTAGATTTTAccaacttttttataattggttaaatgatttaaaaactatattttttaaaatattttttacttagATCTAactttcttaatctttgtgcacTAAGGCAAAATATCAAGTattatgaaacggagggagtattatgaaacggagggagtatttggCAATATGGGAACAACGACGTTTAGTGGACAAAAGACGAAGAATGTTGAGATATTTACCTTGGGCTTTTATTCATTAAGCCCATATAAGTGTAGTGGATTCTAGTCTTTACTACAACAACCACCAAACATATAAACTACCCCTAATTTTCCTACGCTTCATTtcttatttccattttttttaactttcttcATATTTGTCGAAGTGTAATATGGTTACTTTGTTTTTCTTCTGGAAATTatattgtattaatttataagaaGTTTACAAATTGAGGTATACTCCAGTACATATTACCCCACTAGAGAGCACATACCAACCCTTAAAAGAGTAGAACAAACCTATGAAAAACACATCCATAGAATGTAATTAACACTCATAAAAAGATGTAACATATTTCTCATATAGAGAAGTAAATAAAGCTGCCTATTAGGAGTTTAGGACGAGATGGTTTGAGGTCCGAGATCAAGATATTACCGCCCAACAAAATTCTATTACAAGGGTATACAATCGCTATAAAATATGTTTGTGAGATATTGTTGGTTTTGACGATTGCTTCTTGTGTTGCTTGTTCGTGTGGATTTTGAGAATTCTTGGAAGTGGTTTTGGTTTGGCTTTTCTCTGGTTTGACGTGATAGCCTCGATCTTGATTTTATGTTTCATCATTGCTCCCTAGTTAGCGTTTGTAAGATGTGTGTGGCCGTGGTTCTGTGTTTTACTCCTACAAGTGTTAGCTTTGCCCGGCAGCTTAGGTTTCGCCATTGCGTTGGGCTTTCCTCAATTCCCCTTCTTGCTTTTGCCATCATTCTCTGTTAAGCATTGAGAGGTCGTCTCTTCTTCTTAGGGTTGGACTTGTTATGTGGTCCAAGATAAGGTTTCTTTTCAGTATCCTAGTTCTACCGGTTTAGTTGCCATCGTTTGATCCCATAAGTTTTTCACTTGTTCTTTATTGTGTACATTTTCATTTTGTTATCATTCAAATGTCATTAATAGAAAACAATTGGTTTTTGATTAAACAAGAAGAAAactattggttaaaaaaaacttatagaaTAAATAGTATTATTTATTGCTTCCATTTCAAAATTCCGTTTCAAAATTAGTGTCGTTTTAGTTTCTAACATTTGTTTCACTATAAGCTCaaacaaaacaatattataGTTCTGGTCATACAAAAAATCAGTAAGTTTTTAATCgacatttaatataaaacatatcgAATATATGATAATCcactttctatttttataattctattatTATTTGAAGAATTTTGAAGGAGAAAATTGTTGGTAAAAATGaagatttttttaatctctatattttattaaaacccTAGAGTCAGTCCTAGTGACTCACTTGCCATTGTTTCGCTACGGTAGAACTACTTGAACTTCTAATTACTATTGTCTTCCTACTTATTGTCATATCTCAATAAATATAACACCCGACAGTAAACTTAAATAATTCAGTTCTTGACATGATAACAGGAAACACATCGTCAATTTGCTTTCCTCATTGAATGAAAACAAGTCTCTGCTTCTTTCACCTAACTTCTTTTATCACTCTGCCTCCTTCGTTCATAAATTAAATTCCTTTTTCAAGGAGTAGTAACTTTTAGTGAATAATAAAAGTAAAAGTAAATGCTTATCATCTAACTCAGTCCCAcatataaacacacacacacaacaacAAAACCATTCACTAATTCAAATCTCAAAATCAGAAAACATATGATTATCATTATGATAATATGCGCAAGAAATTAAACTCACGTTAACTGGGCCAGGCCCATGAGCAAAGGTAAGGAGTAAAACTGTACATGCAAGCGATCTGAATAAAACAACGCTCGCGGCATCTCTTGTTCTTCGCAGATACAAAGAACTTACCTGGAGAGAGTAAGGATCCGGATCCGATACCTGAACATGCCAAACGGGTGGATCAAGTTCACGTCATTACATTGCAAGTCAAAGGCTTTCGATGATGTCTACGACTTTAACAGTTACAGCTGTAGAAAGAGCTCACATTGTAGCAAAGACGTGATCGATACAAGAATAGGTAAGAAAAACCTGAAACCCGATCCGAAGTTAAGGCGTTTGAAATCATGTCGAGCTGAACCGGAGCTGAACCCACCTACCCGGACCCGACGGAGCAAATCTGCCCGAACGTCCGACGCGCTGACCGAGCTGCCCGATGGCCACCCGTCAAGAAACGTAGTGGAGATTATATTCCAGTCTAGCTGGAGCCCTGATGAATTTCCGAGTCGGGTTGAGATGATTTACAAAGTGGAGAACGGGTCAAGAACTGTGACCCGGTTCGAGGAGTACAGAGAGGTTGTGAAGTCACGTGCGGGTATAAAAGGGGATCGAGAAGGCACTTGTGAAGAAGACGTACGGTGCTTGGCCGACGGCAACGAGATGATGAGGTTTTATCCACTCCCGGACGGGGTTAACGGTGGCGCGTGGGCTTTCTCCGGCGGGAAAAGTCAGGCTGTGTGTACGTTTTCAAGTAGCGGTGAAGCGCATGCGAGCGGCGGAGGTGGCGGAGGAAGGAGGGCGATGCTGATTTGTCGAGTGATAGCGGGTCAGGTTGCGAATAgagtcgggttcgggtcggaCTCAGTAGCTGGTCGTGACGGTGAGTTGTATGTCTTTGATACACGAGCGGTGTTGCCTTGTTTCCTACTCATTTTCAGgttgtaaaaataataataataatttttcgattcaactttttttttttcttttctaagtaTCGATAACGATGTATTGtaatttattggtttatatttaatttttttataaacttgaCCTGATTTCAAATACTCGATCCTATTCGATTCATGCATGTTGTTTACAGTCCATAGCTTTTATTAGTTCGAGACATTGTTTATGAAATTGTATGAACTTTCTTGTTATGTGTGACCTGGAATTAATGGTGTGCTAGATTTGGGAGTTGGGATAGTGGTTTAGGAATAATTCTTTTGGTATATTTATTTAGGGTGTTCTAATGTTCTTAACGTGAGAAATGCATTGATCGTATAGTTTCAAAACGTATAATTAACCGTGCATCGCAAATGTTTGAGAATAAACATTGCATGGACCAATTCTAGAAAATGTGAACCCTACTAGCTAACAAACCTATTTTATGGAAGTGTTTTGTCCATATCATACTTTAAATCAATGTTTGTGTAGATTCTTGATCACAAACAACAATATGCtggcttaaaaaaaaaaaaatatatatatatatatatatatatcttgattTTAACTTATGGTTTGTGACTTTGTGTTAATTAATGATGTTAATGTATTACCCGAATGAAACTTGTGGCTTTGACATTTACTGATTTTATACTTTTAAGCTTATGGTTTGTAGGGGTGGAAACGAATCGAATATACAAATTTTAGAGGTATTTGTGATACGATCCATTTGTCTTAATTATCAATTTTCTGGTCCGACTTGATATGTAACCATTCGGATATTTGGTATTTAGATATCTagaaaattatatcttttatCTGGATATTCGATTATATTCAttcaaaatatacatttaaatatatgtataaatatccGTTTATCACATCGGAGggcatatttatttttataaatattagtatGGTAAATTGGTTCGTCTTTTTTGGATATCGCTTATTAGTATTTCTTTTGTCTTCTGAAAGTCACGAATATTCTAATTTTCGCTTAAATCAAAATGGACAACATATCAAATCCGAATATTTTGCTCACTCCTAATGGTTTGTAACAACATTTGCAGAAACGACAATATAGTGGTGGTTCTTGATTTTAAGCAGGCGTCAAATCTTAAAATCAAAATGTGAATATgtatttgaaaaattaaaatcctaaaaaaaaaactataaatccAAACGAATTTAAGAAAAAGacatatgtataaataaattgttATATAACAAAAAGGAAAGAAGCCCTCACGATCGGGTtaagttttaattttgttaCTATAGTGCAAGATTTAGGTCTTTATAATGCGTCGGCTAATTGCtgactctttttgtttttgtggggATAGATAATATGtgttttatatatgtgtattagTTTGACTTCAGCAAATGTGATAGCAAAAACATAATCATGGCAAACAGAATTGGGTGGAAGACTATATTTACAATATCAATGGGGATGCTAATCATATCTCTTGTCTTCTTgacttaaaaaaatcatttatttgtctcttataatctattaaaataaatgtacaaattaaaactaaccattaaatttttacaatatttaaAACCTAGTGCcattgaaataattaaatgaacatatttttaagtaatttttgtcttttttaaaattaataaagtaataattACTCCTACTTCTATGCGATTccatattttcttcaaaattaataaaacatttcaaaaattaaattcacaatcaattcaatataaatattttaacttatctatttcatattaatattataaacattaatgaatatcaataatatacacaaaatatttatgtaaaaatataagTTACATTTTGTTTCATTCTCTCCCACAATTCACGTtactcctctttttttttttaacaaatccttctttttaccaatataaatatattacatgcaccattataattatttaccaACTTAccatgtatataaaataatttattagacaTTATTGTAAAACGTcgatccacaaaaaaaaaacatttgtatagATGCACGgatcatattctaaaaatgGTGGTAATACAATTGACGGCTTACaagacaaaataaaatttaaaaaatataaaatataaattattatgcttataaatgttattaaataattatttaacacatgcaaaattataaaatatatactatcacttagacaaaataatttatttaacacATGCGAAGTCATGGTTTAAATGTACACAGACTTAAGCTCATTTATAATTTCTTATCAGttacatcaaatttatattttcattttattttcttaaacattttaaatcttaatttgtATATGTTCCAAATTTGATAGATGtttaacaatcattttattttcttataaatactATAGCTAATGTATCATTTATAAATAGCATGCTAATTCACAATTgcctattttcatatttttatttttaaaaaattattcgCTATATATCTTAGACATGgatctaattatataaatgttatattttttatataatacccAATATCGGtgatatattttattctaaaattctaaaatataaaattaaataccaAGATAACATTTACATTTACAAATATGACTACATTtacaaatatatcattaaatacAAACACAAATTAAATATTCGCGCGGTCGCGCAGATCAAGGTCTAGTTATACCTTTTAATTATATAGTGCATGTatacatttaattatataaaaaagttaGGTGCAAGAAAGTAATGGGTGAATTTGCAAGATAACTATGATAAAACAAATATTCTGTAAATAAACATGTAGTAAAATGATGGTTGAATATGACATTTTATCACAAAACGTGATGTTCTCCTTAGCAGCACATTAACATgtgtatttttgttttgctaAAACTAGGtgcatcccctatatattatttgagaaacattgcaacatttttttgtagccatatgtcatcactagaatgattcttagaatctttagagaaataggttggtccatttaaatatataataagttttttattaaaccacaataaatacattattaatgtgattcattatttccttaaataaaattacggaattgcctaatgtggctaaagtatatatgataattaatgattttgaataataaagatttaataaaaataagtgtgtatatttgtttaattttaagctattaaaataaattaaacaatcatagtaaccatataataaaaattaaaaaatttatttatatattatattttaaatttttaaaaacgagtataaattactaaaactgttaaaagtttcacattcaaattttgtgatctatgatttaatacttttgttat
It encodes:
- the LOC103834254 gene encoding uncharacterized protein LOC103834254; translation: MPNGWIKFTSLHCKSKAFDDVYDFNSYSCRKSSHCSKDVIDTRIGKKNLKPDPKLRRLKSCRAEPELNPPTRTRRSKSARTSDALTELPDGHPSRNVVEIIFQSSWSPDEFPSRVEMIYKVENGSRTVTRFEEYREVVKSRAGIKGDREGTCEEDVRCLADGNEMMRFYPLPDGVNGGAWAFSGGKSQAVCTFSSSGEAHASGGGGGGRRAMLICRVIAGQVANRVGFGSDSVAGRDGELYVFDTRAVLPCFLLIFRL